One genomic window of Panicum hallii strain FIL2 chromosome 6, PHallii_v3.1, whole genome shotgun sequence includes the following:
- the LOC112897741 gene encoding uncharacterized protein LOC112897741, with protein MESSSHITGDDGGEGCNSCESGWTMYLASPMHGDDAGGSGKGSGSEGSSVDDGYGYIISDRRSGKKAYEDYADADDDDSLASDASTGPAKEKAPSSLPEDGEKEEDDGGRGKNAGKEEEEEGDVRTKFPTTSRKKAGKVEKGGEGNSSRRGHSKRGSSSRRSFFLW; from the coding sequence ggcgagggctgCAATAGCTGCGAGTCCGGCTGGACAATGTACCTCGCCTCCCCCATGCATGGCGacgacgccggcggcagcggcaaaGGAAGCGGCAGCGAAGGGAGCAGCGTGGATGATGGCTACGGATACATCATCAGCGACAGGAGGAGCGGCAAGAAGGCTTACGAAGATtacgccgacgccgacgacgACGATTCCTTGGCGTCCGACGCTTCCACAGGACCCGCCAAAGAGAAGGCGCCTTCGTCCCTGCCGGAAGACGGCgaaaaagaagaagatgatGGAGGCCGCGGGAAGAACGCCGgcaaggaggaagaggaagaaggcgaCGTGAGAACCAAGTTCCCGACGACCTCCCGCAAGAAAGCCGGCAAGGTCGAAAAAGGCGGAGAAGGCAACTCGTCAAGGCGAGGCCACAGCAAGAGAGGCAGCTCTTCAAGGAGAAGCTTCTTCCTCTGGTAA